A DNA window from Calliphora vicina chromosome 1, idCalVici1.1, whole genome shotgun sequence contains the following coding sequences:
- the LOC135949013 gene encoding putative fatty acyl-CoA reductase CG5065 — protein MEILQADGEADKSQVASWYKGKNIFITGATGFMGKVLVEKLLRSCPDIKNLYLLIRSKRGQTAEVRKEQYLKCVIFNKILENNPDIVKKIRLIKGDVMEEKLGMSDDDREHLIENADVIFHCAANVRFDQPLRPMIQMNVLGTLKVLELAGKMLNLKVFVHVSTSYCQCNESILEERAYPAPQNPYEIIEMIKSMDDKALDEITPKLLNGLPNTYAYSKALTEDLISRYEIKLPIIITRPSIVTAALKEPLPGWIEGVNGPTGLMIGAARGVIRSMHCNPDYSSTVIPVDKAINGMIVAAYQRAQLPSKNVEFCNLCINSKALYSWGECIETGKRFFYEAPLSFALWYPDGSIKKNYYHHMFCVIFFHYLPAYFIDFLLLLIGRKRFLVRIQNKISTGLELLQYYTTKEWEFKSENFQQLQTKLNPIDQEIFDTDTSQVNWEAYIRTYIIGMRTYILGESESTIPQAKKVLRRLYIMDRFVTFVFYGLIFWFLWTHLDGFMDSSDILIQKTLQTIFSYSKNKTIEL, from the exons ATGGAAATTCTACAAGCTGACGGTGAGGCTGATAAATCCCAAGTGGCATCTTGgtataaaggaaaaaatatttttataaccgGAGCAACTGGTTTTATGGGCAAGGTGTTGGTTGAAAAATTACTAAGAAGTTGTCCCGACATTAAGAATTTATATTTGCTGATACGCTCAAAACGTGGCCAAACAGCGGAAGTTCGCAAAgaacaatatttgaaatgtgTG aTCTTCAACAAAATCTTGGAGAATAATCCGGATATAGTGAAGAAAATTCGATTGATTAAAGGTGATGTTATGGAAGAGAAACTTGGCATGAGTGATGATGATAGGGAACACTTAATTGAAAATGCAGATGTAATTTTCCATTGTGCCGCCAATGTACGTTTCGATCAACCATTACGGCCCATGATACAAATGAATGTTTTGGGTACATTGAAAGTCCTTGAATTAGCtgggaaaatgttaaatttaaaagtatttgtaCATGTCTCAACATCTTATTGTCAA tgCAATGAAAGTATTCTGGAAGAAAGAGCATATCCAGCCCCACAAAATCCttatgaaattattgaaatgatAAAGTCTATGGACGACAAAGCTTTGGACGAAATAACCCCTaa ACTATTAAATGGACTGCCAAATACTTATGCTTACAGTAAAGCATTAACTGAAGATTTAATTAGCagatatgaaataaaattaccgATTATAATTACTAGACCATCAATTG TTACCGCTGCATTAAAAGAACCTCTACCTGGTTGGATTGAAGGTGTAAATGGTCCGACCGGTCTTATGATAGGTGCGGCACGCGGAGTTATACGTTCTATGCATTGTAATCCCGATTACTCTTCAACTGTTATACCTGTGGATAAGGCCATAAATGGAATGATTGTAGCCGCCTATCAACGGGCACAGTTGCCATCGAAAAATGTCGAGTTTTGTAATTTGTGCATAAATAGCAAAGCTCTGTACTCGTGGGGAGAATGCATTGAAACGGGAAAGCGTTTCTTCTATGAAGCTCCATTGAGTTTTGCTCTCTGGTATCCTGATGGTTCCATAAAAAAGAACTATTATcatcatatgttttgtgttatattCTTCCACTATTTGCCGGCATACTTTATTGATTTCTTATTGCTTTTAATTGGACGTAAACGATT TTTAGTacgtatacaaaataaaatatcgacTGGTCTGGAACTGTTACAGTACTATACCACCAAGGAATGGGAGTTTAAGAGTGAAAATTTCCAGCAACTTCAGACGAAACTTAACCCCATAGATCAGGAAATTTTCGACACCGACACATCGCAGGTAAACTGGGAGGCATATATACGTACCTACATAATTGGCATGCGAACTTATATATTGGGCGAAAGTGAATCGACTATACCACAAGCAAAAAAGGTTTTACGTCGTCTATATATCATGGATCGTTTTGTAACATTTGTGTTCTATGGTTTGATCTTTTGGTTTCTATGGACACACTTGGATGGTTTTATGGATAGCAGTGATATTCTAATACAGAAAACATTGCAAACAATTTTCAGTTatagtaaaaacaaaacaatcgaattataa